In Lysobacter firmicutimachus, one genomic interval encodes:
- the ribB gene encoding 3,4-dihydroxy-2-butanone-4-phosphate synthase, translated as MSFATVPELLEEIRAGRMVVIVDDEDRENEGDLIMAAELVRPADINFMVTHARGLVCLSLMRERCLQLGLGPMVRDNTSPHHTNFTVSIEAAEGVTTGISAYDRAHTVRTAVRPDAKPSDLAQPGHIFPLMSQPGGVLSRAGHTEAGTDLALLAGLEPAAVLVEVLNPDGSMARRPELEAFAAEHGLKMGSIEELIRYRLATEHTVERVDARTIETEHGPFQLLSYRDRLSHALHFALLRGEPDPAAPTLVRVHVQNPLADALHWRRPDFGPAIGEVLGAIAREGRGALVVLADHADAEALLARVRGQAAHEPAGEGGPDEAAPPTRGHALAEWRRNGAGGQILADLGLGKLRVIGTPRRQIGLAGFGLEVVEYVDPHRLG; from the coding sequence ATGAGCTTCGCCACCGTTCCCGAACTGCTGGAAGAAATCCGCGCCGGCCGCATGGTCGTGATCGTCGACGACGAGGACCGCGAGAACGAAGGCGACCTGATCATGGCCGCCGAGCTGGTGCGCCCGGCCGACATCAACTTCATGGTCACCCACGCGCGCGGCCTGGTCTGCTTGTCGCTGATGCGCGAACGCTGCCTGCAGCTCGGCCTGGGGCCGATGGTGCGCGACAACACCTCGCCGCACCACACCAACTTCACCGTCAGCATCGAGGCCGCCGAAGGCGTCACCACCGGCATCTCGGCCTACGACCGCGCCCATACCGTGCGCACCGCGGTGCGTCCGGACGCCAAGCCCAGCGATTTGGCCCAGCCCGGCCACATCTTCCCGTTGATGTCGCAGCCCGGCGGCGTGCTCAGCCGCGCCGGCCACACCGAGGCCGGCACCGACCTGGCCCTGCTCGCCGGCCTGGAGCCGGCGGCGGTGCTGGTGGAGGTGCTCAACCCCGACGGCAGCATGGCGCGGCGCCCGGAGCTGGAGGCCTTCGCCGCCGAGCACGGGCTCAAGATGGGCTCGATCGAGGAACTGATCCGTTATCGCCTGGCCACCGAGCACACGGTCGAGCGGGTCGACGCGCGCACCATCGAGACCGAGCACGGCCCGTTCCAGCTGCTGAGCTACCGCGACCGGCTCAGCCACGCCCTGCATTTCGCCCTGCTGCGCGGCGAGCCCGACCCGGCCGCGCCGACCCTGGTGCGGGTGCACGTGCAGAACCCGCTCGCCGATGCGCTGCACTGGCGCCGGCCGGACTTCGGCCCGGCGATCGGCGAGGTGCTCGGCGCGATCGCCCGGGAGGGCCGCGGCGCGCTGGTAGTGCTGGCCGACCATGCCGACGCCGAGGCGCTGCTGGCGCGAGTCCGCGGCCAGGCCGCGCACGAGCCGGCCGGCGAGGGCGGCCCCGACGAGGCGGCGCCGCCGACCCGCGGCCACGCTCTGGCCGAATGGCGCCGCAACGGCGCCGGCGGCCAGATCCTGGCCGACCTGGGCCTGGGCAAGCTGCGCGTGATCGGCACCCCGCGCCGGCAGATCGGCCTGGCCGGTTTCGGCCTGGAAGTGGTCGAGTACGTCGACCCGCACCGGCTCGGCTGA
- the ribH gene encoding 6,7-dimethyl-8-ribityllumazine synthase, with protein sequence MPHYEGDLRSPQGARYAIIASRWNPRITDTLVAGARKTFADHGVAEDAIDVFRVPGAWELPVLAKRLAAAGRHAAVVALGCVVRGDTRHYEQVADGCSDGLMRVSLDYGLPIANGVLAVEMHEDAMARAGGSHGNKGEEAALAALEMSHLLEQLP encoded by the coding sequence ATGCCCCATTACGAAGGCGACCTGCGCAGCCCCCAGGGCGCGCGCTACGCCATCATCGCCAGCCGCTGGAACCCGCGCATCACCGATACCCTGGTGGCCGGCGCGCGCAAGACCTTCGCCGATCACGGCGTCGCCGAGGACGCGATCGACGTGTTCCGCGTGCCCGGCGCCTGGGAACTGCCGGTGCTGGCCAAGCGCCTGGCCGCGGCGGGCCGCCATGCTGCGGTGGTCGCGCTGGGCTGCGTGGTGCGCGGCGACACCCGCCACTACGAGCAGGTCGCCGACGGTTGCTCGGACGGCCTGATGCGGGTTTCGCTCGACTACGGCCTGCCGATCGCCAACGGCGTGCTCGCGGTGGAAATGCACGAGGACGCCATGGCCCGCGCCGGCGGCAGCCACGGCAACAAGGGCGAGGAAGCGGCGCTGGCCGCCCTCGAGATGAGTCACTTGCTGGAACAATTGCCATGA
- the nusB gene encoding transcription antitermination factor NusB, with the protein MNRRRQDGIDPVARSRARRRALQAVYAWQMSGAKANDVIAQFAHEQAHEVADLAYFEDLVRGVDAHRAELDKALTPFLDREVEQVDPIERAALRIAAYELRHRVDVPYRVVINEAIETVKRFGAEHGHTYVNGVLDHAAADWRAVEFAASKKR; encoded by the coding sequence ATGAACCGCCGTCGTCAGGATGGAATCGATCCGGTCGCGCGCTCGCGCGCTCGCCGCCGCGCGCTGCAGGCCGTGTACGCCTGGCAGATGTCGGGCGCCAAGGCCAACGACGTCATCGCCCAGTTCGCTCACGAGCAGGCGCACGAAGTCGCCGACCTGGCCTACTTCGAAGACCTGGTGCGCGGCGTCGATGCGCATCGCGCCGAACTCGACAAGGCGCTGACGCCGTTCCTCGACCGCGAGGTCGAGCAGGTCGATCCGATCGAGCGCGCCGCGTTGCGCATCGCCGCCTACGAGCTGCGCCACCGCGTCGACGTGCCGTACCGGGTGGTGATCAACGAAGCGATCGAGACGGTCAAGCGCTTCGGCGCCGAACACGGCCACACTTACGTCAACGGCGTGCTCGACCACGCCGCGGCGGACTGGCGCGCGGTGGAATTCGCCGCGTCGAAGAAGCGCTGA
- the thiL gene encoding thiamine-phosphate kinase yields the protein MSAAEFDLIARIRARAGVRDDVALGIGDDAALLQPPPGRQLVVATDTLNRGVHFGEGAAAADIGWKSLAVNLSDLAAMGAEPAWCTLSLSLPTQADNAAFVDAFLDGFLDLAAQHRVALVGGDTTRGPLSVCVTVLGLVAPGAALRRDAAQPGDEIWVTGTLGDAAAALALDGIAPYREQAVRRCAGDPATDAARLHERLARPTPRVAAGRSLAGLASAGIDVSDGLLADLGHVCAASQVAARIELALLPVSPALAAAAEGAARWQLQAAGGDDYELCFTAVPERRTAIERALAEAAVPGCRIGRIEAGRGVRAFAPDGTPWRPARTGYEHFAG from the coding sequence ATGAGCGCGGCCGAATTCGACCTGATCGCGCGCATCCGCGCGCGCGCCGGCGTGCGCGACGACGTCGCGCTCGGCATCGGCGACGATGCCGCGCTGTTGCAGCCGCCGCCGGGGCGGCAACTTGTGGTGGCCACCGACACCCTCAACCGCGGCGTGCACTTCGGCGAAGGGGCCGCGGCGGCCGACATCGGCTGGAAGTCGCTGGCGGTGAACCTGTCCGACCTGGCGGCGATGGGCGCCGAGCCGGCCTGGTGCACGTTGTCGCTGTCCCTGCCGACGCAGGCGGACAACGCCGCTTTCGTCGACGCTTTTCTCGACGGCTTCCTCGACCTGGCCGCGCAGCATCGCGTCGCCCTGGTCGGCGGCGACACCACCCGTGGCCCCTTGTCGGTCTGCGTGACCGTGCTCGGTCTCGTCGCGCCCGGCGCGGCCTTGCGCCGCGATGCGGCGCAGCCCGGCGACGAGATCTGGGTCACCGGCACGCTCGGCGATGCCGCGGCGGCGTTGGCCCTGGACGGCATCGCGCCGTACCGCGAACAGGCCGTGCGCCGCTGTGCCGGCGATCCGGCCACCGATGCGGCGCGCCTGCACGAGCGCCTGGCGCGGCCGACGCCGCGCGTCGCCGCCGGGCGTTCCCTGGCCGGGCTGGCCTCGGCCGGCATCGACGTGTCCGACGGTCTGCTGGCCGACCTCGGCCACGTTTGCGCGGCATCCCAGGTCGCCGCGCGGATCGAGTTGGCGCTGCTGCCGGTGTCGCCGGCCTTGGCCGCGGCCGCCGAAGGCGCCGCGCGCTGGCAGCTGCAGGCGGCCGGAGGCGACGATTACGAGCTGTGCTTCACCGCCGTGCCGGAGCGGCGAACCGCAATCGAGCGCGCGCTGGCCGAGGCCGCGGTGCCCGGCTGCAGGATCGGGCGCATCGAAGCCGGTCGCGGCGTGCGCGCCTTCGCGCCGGACGGCACGCCGTGGCGACCGGCGCGGACCGGCTACGAGCATTTCGCCGGCTGA
- a CDS encoding FAD-binding oxidoreductase produces the protein MIALPDALQRELAAVFGDGWLTDPGQRLAYAYDNSRRQSLPDAVALPRTREQVQTLVRACRRHRVPVIARGRGTNTTGASVPVAGGVVVSFERMDRILEIRPGDRCAVVEPGVLNGDLQAALKPHGLFWPPDPTSAAFSTVGGNLACNAGGPRAVKYGASRDNVLALTAVTGAGELIVCGTATTKGSTGYDLHRLLVGSEGTLALIVEASLRLTPSAPARAALRGIYRDVSSAARAVARLMAQPVTPSMLEFMDAQCVRLARDVGGAELPHEAGALLMIEADGDAHTLPHALEALRRAAAGDGLLALDDAVDEAAREKLWAARKALSPALRTLAPGKINEDVVVPVSRIPELVDGVQALASEFDLPIVCFGHAGNGNLHVNLLYDPADVAQDQRARAAMARVFALALALGGTLSGEHGIGLAKRDFMPQAVSAQTLALMRQLKQVFDPDAILNPGKLLPDA, from the coding sequence ATGATCGCCCTGCCCGACGCCCTGCAGCGCGAGCTGGCCGCGGTGTTCGGCGATGGCTGGCTGACCGACCCGGGGCAACGGCTGGCCTACGCCTACGACAATTCGCGCCGCCAGTCCCTGCCCGACGCGGTCGCGTTGCCGCGCACGCGCGAGCAGGTGCAGACCCTGGTGCGCGCCTGCCGCCGTCATCGCGTGCCGGTGATCGCGCGCGGCCGCGGCACCAACACCACCGGCGCCTCGGTGCCGGTGGCCGGCGGCGTGGTGGTCTCGTTCGAACGCATGGACCGGATCCTCGAGATCCGCCCCGGCGACCGTTGCGCGGTGGTCGAGCCGGGCGTGCTCAACGGCGACCTGCAGGCCGCGCTCAAGCCGCACGGCCTGTTCTGGCCGCCGGACCCGACCAGCGCGGCGTTCAGCACGGTCGGCGGCAACCTGGCCTGCAACGCCGGCGGTCCGCGCGCGGTGAAGTACGGCGCCAGCCGCGACAACGTGCTGGCGCTGACCGCCGTCACCGGCGCCGGCGAGCTGATCGTCTGCGGCACCGCCACCACCAAGGGCAGCACCGGTTACGACTTGCACCGCCTGCTGGTCGGCAGCGAAGGCACCCTGGCGCTGATCGTCGAGGCCAGCCTGCGCCTGACCCCGAGCGCGCCGGCGCGCGCGGCGCTGCGCGGCATCTATCGCGACGTGTCCAGCGCGGCGCGCGCGGTGGCGCGGCTGATGGCCCAGCCGGTCACGCCGTCGATGCTGGAATTCATGGACGCGCAATGCGTGCGCCTGGCGCGCGACGTCGGCGGCGCCGAGCTGCCGCACGAGGCCGGCGCGCTGTTGATGATCGAAGCCGACGGCGATGCGCATACCCTGCCGCACGCGCTGGAAGCGCTGCGCCGCGCCGCCGCCGGCGACGGCCTGCTCGCGCTCGACGACGCCGTCGACGAGGCCGCGCGGGAAAAACTATGGGCGGCGCGCAAGGCGCTGTCGCCGGCGCTACGCACGCTGGCGCCGGGCAAGATCAACGAAGACGTGGTGGTGCCGGTGTCGCGCATCCCCGAGCTGGTCGACGGCGTGCAGGCGCTGGCGAGCGAGTTCGACCTGCCCATCGTCTGCTTCGGCCACGCCGGCAACGGCAATCTGCACGTCAACCTGCTCTACGACCCCGCCGACGTCGCGCAGGACCAACGCGCGCGCGCGGCGATGGCGCGGGTGTTCGCGCTGGCGCTGGCGCTCGGCGGCACCTTGTCGGGCGAGCACGGCATCGGCCTGGCCAAACGCGACTTCATGCCGCAGGCGGTGAGCGCACAGACCTTGGCGCTGATGCGCCAGCTCAAGCAGGTGTTCGACCCCGACGCGATCCTCAACCCGGGCAAGCTGCTGCCGGACGCGTGA
- a CDS encoding metal-dependent hydrolase, with amino-acid sequence MPTVMTHAAVPLALGLALGARAVPPRLLVAGALAAMLPDADVVAFKLGIAYADGFGHRGASHSFAFAALIAALGALAAPWLRAPPWRAAAWLFLCTVSHPLLDALTNGGLGVALYWPWSEQRLFAPWRPIEVSPIGARFFSLRGLQVLWSEARWIVLPAFALGLCGAALRRWTAPRAEATP; translated from the coding sequence ATGCCGACCGTGATGACCCACGCCGCCGTACCGCTGGCCCTCGGCCTGGCCCTGGGCGCGCGCGCGGTTCCGCCGCGACTGCTGGTCGCCGGCGCGCTCGCGGCGATGCTGCCCGACGCGGATGTGGTCGCGTTCAAGCTCGGCATCGCCTACGCCGACGGCTTCGGCCACCGCGGCGCCAGTCACTCGTTCGCATTCGCCGCGTTGATCGCCGCGCTCGGCGCGCTGGCGGCGCCGTGGCTGCGCGCCCCGCCGTGGCGCGCCGCGGCCTGGCTGTTCCTGTGCACGGTTTCGCACCCGCTGCTCGACGCCTTGACCAACGGCGGCCTCGGCGTCGCGCTGTACTGGCCGTGGTCGGAGCAGCGCCTGTTCGCACCGTGGCGGCCGATCGAGGTCTCGCCGATCGGCGCGCGTTTCTTCAGCCTGCGCGGCCTGCAGGTGCTGTGGTCGGAGGCGCGCTGGATCGTGCTGCCGGCCTTCGCCCTGGGCCTGTGCGGCGCGGCGTTGCGGCGCTGGACCGCGCCGCGCGCGGAAGCGACGCCATGA
- a CDS encoding YraN family protein: MPRAADGNARSTGAPSRRARGAAIEAAARRHLLGAGLREVAANAHYRCGELDAVMLDGAVLVFVEVRYRRDARYGGGAASVDLRKRRKLLLAAQSFLLAHPGYAEHACRFDVIEAQGDPAEPQLRWLRDAFRADDA; encoded by the coding sequence ATGCCTCGCGCCGCTGACGGCAACGCCCGCTCCACGGGTGCGCCCTCACGGCGCGCCCGCGGCGCCGCGATCGAAGCCGCCGCGCGCCGTCATCTGCTCGGCGCCGGACTGCGCGAAGTCGCCGCGAACGCCCATTACCGCTGCGGCGAACTCGATGCGGTGATGCTCGACGGCGCCGTGCTGGTGTTCGTCGAAGTGCGCTACCGCCGCGACGCCCGCTACGGCGGCGGCGCGGCCTCGGTCGACCTGCGCAAGCGGCGCAAACTACTGCTGGCGGCGCAGTCGTTCCTGCTCGCCCACCCCGGCTACGCCGAGCACGCCTGCCGTTTCGACGTGATCGAAGCCCAAGGCGACCCGGCCGAGCCGCAACTGCGCTGGCTGCGCGACGCGTTCCGCGCCGACGACGCCTGA
- a CDS encoding penicillin-binding protein activator, with protein MNQSKNRPAMTWMFSLLAATAVLGGCATVETRPAAAVSASNPLIAQAGHLAHNNANLSGAERAENERQIERLLAQLDNAALTREADALPVGDPLYNFVGRQLMQRGLPLPRPFDQTSNWRYQASAQRPPADSDGYRPPLKLAVLLPLSGSLATAAAPVRDGLLAGYYGETRRRPEIVFYDTNGTAGGTLAAYDKAAAEGNDFVVGPLGRDEVSALFGKNALPVPVLALNRGNVAPPSGTVSFSLTPEDEGVAAADYLLERKAARVLAIGGGDDSQRRAIAALKERLSARGAQVTDTIGEGTADLAPFASKDGGIDAVFLAVKGSAARGLIPKLALAGLAEKPRVATSQLLSGTGKPEQDRVLDGIAFPSESWTSGGVRGLPPAPGVAAGLPTARGPAARLFAFGYDAWLLSAYLERLASRSDAFVAGATGVLRVDGFGSVLRTPAWSTFSSGVAVPLADASRR; from the coding sequence ATGAATCAGAGCAAGAACCGGCCCGCGATGACATGGATGTTCAGCCTGCTGGCCGCCACCGCCGTGCTCGGCGGCTGCGCCACGGTCGAAACCCGCCCCGCCGCCGCGGTCAGCGCCTCCAATCCGCTGATCGCCCAGGCCGGGCATCTGGCGCACAACAACGCCAACCTCAGCGGCGCCGAGCGTGCCGAGAACGAACGCCAGATCGAACGCCTGCTGGCGCAGCTCGACAATGCGGCGCTGACGCGCGAAGCCGATGCCCTGCCGGTCGGCGACCCGCTGTACAACTTCGTCGGCCGCCAGCTGATGCAGCGCGGCCTGCCGCTGCCGCGGCCGTTCGACCAGACCTCGAACTGGCGCTACCAGGCCTCGGCCCAGCGCCCGCCGGCCGACAGCGACGGCTACCGTCCGCCGCTCAAGCTGGCGGTGCTGCTGCCGCTGTCGGGTTCGCTCGCCACTGCCGCCGCGCCGGTGCGCGATGGCCTGCTCGCCGGCTATTACGGCGAAACCCGGCGGCGCCCGGAAATCGTCTTCTACGACACCAACGGCACCGCCGGCGGCACCCTCGCCGCCTACGACAAGGCCGCCGCCGAGGGCAACGACTTCGTGGTCGGGCCGCTCGGCCGCGACGAGGTCAGCGCCCTGTTCGGCAAGAACGCACTGCCGGTGCCGGTGCTGGCGCTCAACCGCGGCAACGTCGCCCCGCCCAGCGGCACGGTGAGCTTCTCGCTGACGCCCGAGGACGAAGGCGTGGCCGCGGCCGACTACCTGCTCGAACGCAAGGCCGCGCGCGTGCTCGCCATCGGCGGCGGCGACGACAGCCAGCGCCGCGCCATCGCCGCGCTCAAGGAGCGCTTGAGCGCGCGCGGTGCCCAGGTCACCGACACGATCGGCGAAGGCACCGCGGACCTGGCGCCGTTCGCGAGCAAGGATGGCGGCATCGACGCGGTGTTCCTGGCGGTCAAGGGCAGCGCGGCGCGCGGGCTGATTCCCAAGCTCGCCCTCGCCGGCCTGGCCGAGAAGCCGCGCGTGGCGACCTCGCAGCTGTTGTCCGGCACCGGCAAGCCGGAGCAGGACCGGGTGCTCGACGGCATCGCCTTCCCCTCCGAATCCTGGACCAGCGGCGGCGTGCGCGGCCTGCCGCCGGCGCCGGGCGTCGCGGCCGGTCTGCCGACCGCGCGCGGTCCGGCCGCGCGCCTGTTCGCATTCGGCTACGACGCGTGGCTGCTGTCGGCCTATCTGGAACGCCTGGCCAGCCGCTCCGACGCCTTCGTCGCCGGCGCCACCGGCGTGCTGCGGGTCGACGGCTTCGGCAGCGTGCTGCGCACGCCGGCCTGGTCGACCTTCAGCAGCGGCGTCGCAGTGCCGCTGGCGGATGCCTCGCGCCGCTGA
- the rsmI gene encoding 16S rRNA (cytidine(1402)-2'-O)-methyltransferase, giving the protein MLTSGTLHIVATPIGNLGDLTPRALETLRSVAAICAEDTRHTRQLLAHFGLERPLLALHQHNEDQQAAQLVARLQGGDSLALVSDAGTPLVSDPGFRLVRAARAAGIRVSPVPGACAAIAALSVAGLASDRFSFEGFLPAKASARRERLARLAAEPQTLLFYESAHRIEETLADMVGAFGEQRPAVLARELTKLFETVLDGSLGELAQKVAADPNQRKGEFVLIVEGAGDDADAKVVEGRRIYAKLSEHLPPSTAAKLAAELSGAPRKALYGRGEE; this is encoded by the coding sequence ATGCTCACTTCCGGCACCCTTCATATTGTCGCCACCCCGATCGGCAACCTCGGCGACCTGACGCCCCGCGCGCTGGAGACCCTGCGCTCGGTCGCGGCGATCTGTGCCGAGGATACTCGCCACACCCGCCAGCTGCTGGCCCATTTCGGCCTGGAGCGGCCCCTGTTGGCCCTGCATCAGCACAACGAGGACCAACAGGCGGCGCAGCTGGTGGCACGGCTGCAGGGCGGCGATTCGCTGGCCCTGGTGTCCGACGCCGGCACCCCGCTGGTCAGCGATCCGGGCTTCCGCCTGGTCCGCGCCGCCCGCGCGGCCGGCATCCGGGTGTCGCCGGTGCCCGGCGCCTGCGCCGCGATCGCGGCCCTGAGCGTGGCCGGGCTGGCCTCAGACCGGTTCAGTTTCGAGGGTTTCCTGCCGGCCAAGGCGTCGGCCCGGCGCGAGCGCCTGGCGCGGTTGGCGGCCGAGCCGCAGACCCTGCTGTTCTACGAATCGGCGCACCGGATCGAGGAAACCCTGGCCGACATGGTCGGCGCGTTCGGCGAACAGCGCCCGGCGGTGCTGGCGCGCGAGTTGACCAAGCTGTTCGAGACCGTGCTCGACGGCAGCCTCGGCGAACTCGCGCAGAAGGTCGCCGCCGACCCCAACCAGCGCAAGGGCGAGTTCGTGCTGATCGTCGAAGGCGCCGGCGACGACGCCGACGCCAAGGTGGTCGAGGGCCGGCGCATCTACGCCAAGCTCAGCGAGCACCTGCCGCCGTCGACCGCGGCCAAGCTGGCCGCCGAGCTGAGCGGGGCGCCGCGCAAGGCGCTGTACGGGCGCGGCGAGGAGTAG
- the mraZ gene encoding division/cell wall cluster transcriptional repressor MraZ, with protein MFQGETAITIDDKGRLAVPTAYRDLVARECGNRLVITYNPFESGSLYLYPLSIWERVRDQVNKLPKVKQVNRNMQLKLVGAAAFVELDSNGRITVPPSHRSAVGIDKKAVLLGMGDKFELWSEQAHHAQIRQTITDDDLSDELLDLQL; from the coding sequence ATGTTCCAAGGCGAAACCGCCATCACGATCGACGACAAGGGCCGGCTGGCGGTGCCCACCGCCTACCGTGATCTCGTCGCGCGCGAGTGCGGCAACCGCCTGGTCATCACCTACAACCCGTTCGAGTCCGGCTCCCTCTATCTGTATCCGCTGTCGATCTGGGAACGCGTCCGCGACCAGGTCAACAAGCTGCCCAAGGTCAAGCAGGTCAACCGCAACATGCAGCTCAAGCTGGTCGGAGCGGCGGCCTTCGTCGAACTCGACAGCAACGGCCGCATCACCGTGCCCCCGAGCCACCGTTCCGCGGTCGGCATCGACAAGAAAGCCGTGTTGCTGGGCATGGGCGACAAATTCGAGCTGTGGAGCGAGCAAGCGCATCACGCCCAGATCCGTCAGACGATTACCGACGACGATCTGAGCGACGAGCTGCTCGATTTGCAGCTATGA
- the rsmH gene encoding 16S rRNA (cytosine(1402)-N(4))-methyltransferase RsmH: protein MERTHARSGHLPVMYRQVLEGLRVHGNGAYLDGTFGRGGHARGVLDQLDAGGRLLVMDKDPEAIAVAEREFGGDARVSIYRGSFAELGRWDATAAGLDGVLFDLGVSSPQLDVAERGFSFGKDGPLDMRMDPDSGQSAAQWLATAAEKEIADVLWTYGEERQSRKIARAIVARRDAQPLLRTAQLADLIASVMPRGDQKIHPATRSFQAIRIFINRELADLETGLDAALARLKPGGRLAVISFHSLEDRIVKQFIARHSKAPPANRRMPVELAFTPTLLAIDGAQKADEAETAANPRARSAVLRVAEKLGFGIRDSGLAEPGSEIRGSGLGKAKAAPGADFSASPLVRIPNPQSPIPASPPGGAP, encoded by the coding sequence ATGGAACGCACGCACGCGCGGTCCGGCCACCTTCCCGTGATGTATCGGCAGGTGCTCGAAGGCCTGCGGGTGCACGGGAACGGAGCCTATCTCGACGGGACGTTCGGCCGCGGCGGGCATGCCCGCGGCGTGCTCGACCAATTGGACGCCGGAGGCCGGCTGCTGGTGATGGACAAGGACCCGGAAGCGATCGCCGTGGCCGAACGCGAGTTCGGCGGCGATGCGCGCGTGTCCATCTATCGCGGCAGCTTCGCCGAGCTGGGTCGCTGGGACGCGACCGCCGCCGGCCTCGACGGCGTGCTGTTCGACCTGGGCGTGTCCTCGCCGCAGCTCGACGTCGCCGAGCGCGGCTTCAGCTTCGGCAAGGACGGCCCGCTGGACATGCGCATGGACCCCGACAGCGGCCAGAGCGCGGCGCAGTGGCTGGCGACCGCGGCCGAGAAAGAGATCGCCGACGTGCTGTGGACCTACGGCGAAGAGCGCCAGAGCCGCAAGATCGCCCGCGCCATCGTCGCCCGCCGCGACGCCCAGCCGCTGCTGCGCACCGCGCAACTGGCCGACCTGATCGCCTCGGTGATGCCGCGCGGCGACCAGAAGATCCACCCGGCCACGCGCAGCTTCCAGGCGATCCGCATCTTCATCAATCGCGAACTGGCCGATCTGGAAACCGGGCTCGACGCCGCGCTGGCGCGGCTCAAGCCGGGCGGCCGGCTGGCGGTGATCAGCTTCCACTCGTTGGAAGACCGCATCGTCAAGCAGTTCATCGCCCGCCATTCCAAGGCGCCGCCGGCCAACCGCCGGATGCCGGTGGAGCTGGCGTTCACCCCGACCCTGCTCGCCATCGATGGCGCGCAGAAGGCCGACGAGGCCGAGACCGCGGCCAACCCGCGCGCGCGCAGCGCGGTGTTGCGGGTGGCCGAGAAGCTGGGATTCGGGATTCGAGATTCGGGATTGGCTGAGCCGGGATCGGAGATTCGGGGTTCGGGATTGGGTAAGGCGAAGGCCGCGCCCGGCGCCGACTTCAGCGCATCGCCGCTCGTACGAATCCCCAATCCCCAATCCCCAATCCCCGCGTCTCCGCCAGGAGGCGCGCCATGA
- the ftsL gene encoding cell division protein FtsL produces MMRLLLALLIVANVVSALLVVFARHEHRQLFVQLNKLQRERDELNIEFGRLQLEQATWAESNRIDQVARERIGMKFPEGAETVVIRP; encoded by the coding sequence ATGATGCGCCTCCTGCTCGCCTTGCTGATCGTCGCCAACGTGGTCTCGGCGTTGCTGGTGGTGTTCGCCCGTCACGAGCATCGGCAGCTGTTCGTTCAGCTCAACAAGCTGCAGCGCGAGCGCGATGAACTCAATATCGAGTTCGGCCGGCTGCAGTTGGAGCAGGCGACCTGGGCGGAGAGCAATCGCATCGACCAAGTCGCGCGCGAGCGCATCGGGATGAAGTTTCCCGAGGGCGCCGAAACCGTGGTGATCCGTCCATGA